Genomic segment of Nitrospirota bacterium:
CGGGACAGTGTCATATTCAGGGGAGTTGGCATGGAGCACCTTGTTAACCCGCTTTACAATATCAACGAGGGATGTGGTCTTTCCGACTACAGCAAGACTTCCCAGTTCTTTCTGCAATTGCTCAATTGCCTTAAGATTGTTGTGATCTTTCATTGCATCAATATCAGGAGACTCGGCAACTATGTATGCAGTGGCGGTGCCGGCAAGTTTTTCATTCATTACAGTGTCTGCCTGTCTTATTTCACTGCTTTTCTTAAACCATGAGACCATGTTATTGTTCACACGTATCTGCGTTAAACCGGCTATGGCTATAGCAAGCAATACAACTCCAATAACGATAACTGTGCCATATCTGTGATAACCTGTTTCTCCCAGTTTCCTCAGCCAGGAGGAACCGCTCCCGGACTTTTCATCTTCCCTGTCAGCCATTCTCAGCAGCTTCCTGTCGCTGGTGAGCATCATGAGCGCCGGTATAAAGGTAAAACTCATTACTCTTATTACTATGGTGCCGAATGCCACAAATATTCCGAATACCTTCACGGGAACGATATGCATGACAACGAGTACGCCAAAACCTGCAGCAGTTGCCAACGCTGTATATTTGACCGCCGGACCAACTACAGTAATCGTCTCCAATATCGCCTGCTTCTTATTTCGCACCTCCTTCAGCCGGAAATAAAATTCATTAAAGATATGTACACTGTCAGTTGCAATTGCCATGAGAAATACAGGTATCATCGAACTCATGATGTGTATGGGATATCCCAGACCTGTTAAAAGTCCCATGCTCCATATGATGCTTATAATTGCGACAGACATCATGGCTGCGACAAGCGTGAGATTTCGAAACATTATAAAAAGGGTGATCACCATAATTAAGCCGGCAATTGGCGAGAATATCCCCATCTGCATAAACATTGTATGGCCGAATGTATCTCGTGCC
This window contains:
- a CDS encoding MMPL family transporter, yielding MASKVTEYSVERPKTTVIVVLLLTLVFLSQFPKIVIDTDPKNMLPETSPVRVYNDHMESLFALHKDMIVLGIENPSGLFNQSTLERVARLSNGIMMLKGVVIPDIMSLTTVDNVLSENGQLIVRPVMDQVPQSDEDVARLENDIYGNPMLIGRLVSKDRTTTAIYVPLEEGADAKEVADGIRKLVNEEKGEERYYVAGDPVARDTFGHTMFMQMGIFSPIAGLIMVITLFIMFRNLTLVAAMMSVAIISIIWSMGLLTGLGYPIHIMSSMIPVFLMAIATDSVHIFNEFYFRLKEVRNKKQAILETITVVGPAVKYTALATAAGFGVLVVMHIVPVKVFGIFVAFGTIVIRVMSFTFIPALMMLTSDRKLLRMADREDEKSGSGSSWLRKLGETGYHRYGTVIVIGVVLLAIAIAGLTQIRVNNNMVSWFKKSSEIRQADTVMNEKLAGTATAYIVAESPDIDAMKDHNNLKAIEQLQKELGSLAVVGKTTSLVDIVKRVNKVLHANSPEYDTVP